The following nucleotide sequence is from Burkholderia gladioli.
GCGCGTGACGTGGGCGACCACGCTGCCCTTTTGCGTGCCGCCGGTGCCCGTCATGCTGATCGCCGAAGCCTCGTCGGCGACGCCGTCGACCACGGCCAGCGCCTTCACGGCGGTGCCGTTGTAGTAGATGTCGAACGGCAGCGGCACGTCGACCGCCTTGTTGATCCTGACCAGCTCCTTGTAGGGCACGGCGCCGGCCTTGTCGAGCTCGATCTGCACGAAGCCATGCGGCTTGGAGGTGATCTCCCAGGCCTTCAGCGCGGGCGCGCCGGGCGCGGCGAACGCGGCGTTCGCGAAGCAGAGCGCGCTGGCCATGGCGATGGCCAGGCGGGCGTTGCGGTTCACCGGGGAGAGCTTGCTATGGATGCCTGAGCGTCCAGGCTGAGTGTTCTTCATGTTGCCAAGTCGTTCCTGAGGAAGAGTTCGAGGGTCCTTGTCGACACCGGGTCGCAGGGACGGAGCGGATTCTTCTTTGGAACCGGATGCGGCTGCAACGATTCTCAAGGCATTCTCAAGGCACGGAGGCGCGGCGGCGGGGTCCTTGATGAATCGTTGAGGAATCTTGATGGCCTGTTGCATCGAACCAATACTCGGCGCTCCGATTTTCGATGCGAATTTCCGCCGTGAAGATGAAACCTCATGAATTGACGCCGCGACGGCAGCAGGGCTTCACCCTGCTCGAGCTGCTGGTGGTGCTGCTGATCATTGCCTTGCTGGCCGCCTATGTCGGCCCGAAGCTGTTCTCCCAGGTCGACAAGGCCAAGGTCAAGGCAACGCAGGCGCAGATGACGACGCTGGCCGATGCCCTGACGCAGTTCCGGCTCGACACCGGCCGTTATCCGACGCAGGAGGAAGGGCTCGGCGTGCTGGTGGCGCCGGCGCGGAACCTGGACGGCTGGAGCGGCCCCTACCTGGCCAAGGCGGTGCCGAACGACGGCTGGGGGCGCCCCTATCGATGGAACGTGCCGGGCCGCGACGGCGAGGCCGAAATCGTCTCGCTCGGGCGCGACGCACGCGAAGGCGGGGAGGGCGTGGATGGCGACCTGGTCTATGGCCTCTGAGCCTTGCCGGCCCTATCGACTTCTCGGCCCGTGGCGGGCGGCCCTGGCGGCGGGCGCGCTGTGCCTGGCGCAGCCGGGCGGCGCGCTCGCGCAGGATTGCTGGACCCGCGCCGGCGACAAGTACGGCATCGATCCGCTGCTGCTGGCGGCGATCGCCCGGGTGGAGTCGGCGATGAACCCGGCGGCCGTCAACCGCAATCGCAATGGCACGACCGACATCGGGCTCATGCAGATCAACAGCACGCACCTGCCGCGGCTGCACAAGGCCGGCATCACGCGCAAGCGGCTGCTGGCCGAGCCCTGCACCTCGATCGATACCGGCGCGGCGATCCTGGCTGGCTTCATCGAGCGGCTCGGCCCTACCTGGAACGCGGTGGGCGCCTACAACGCCGGCGCCTCGCCCGCCAGGGCGCGTGCCCGGCAGGCCTATGTCGACAAGGTCTGGCGGGCCTACCGGCAACTGACGCGCGACCGCGCGGCCAGCCTGGCCGGGCTGGTCGACTGGAGGCGATGAGCATGCCGATGTTCAGGGTGCGCCTGCTGCGCGACGGCCAGCTCGCGACGCAGGCGATGGAGGCCGCGGACGAGGCCGAGCTGCGGGCGCGGCTGCGCGCCTCGGCGGCGCCGGCGGTGGTGCTCGACGTGCGCAGGCAGCGCCGGCTCGGCGGCGCGCGGCGGCAGCCGAGATTCGCGCTCGCGCTGTTCCTGCAGGAACTCTCGAGCCTGCTCGATGCCGGCCTGGTGCTGATCGAGGCGCTCGAGGCCCTGCACGGCAAGTGCGATGGCGGCCGGCAGGCGCAGCAGGTGATCGGGCGCGTGCTGGCGGTGATGGTCGAGGGCCAGCCGTTCTCGGCGGCGCTGGCCAGGCAGCCCGGGATCTTTCCGGCCCTGCTGGTGGCCACGATCGAATCGGCGGAAGGCAATGGCCAGTTGTCCGAGGTATTGCGGCGCTACCAGCAGTACGAGCATCGCATCGAGCAGATCAGGAAGCGCGTCACGGGGGCGATGGTGTATCCGGGCGTGGTGATCGGCGTTGGATTCTGCATCCTGCTGTTCATGGCCTTCTTCGTGATCCCGCGCTTTTCCGCCGTGTTCGAGGCCTTGAGCACGCTGCCGCCGACCGCCCGGTTGATGCTGGCCTGGTCGGGCCTGCTGGCGCGGCACGGCGCGCTGGTGTGGGCGGCGCTGGCGGGCTCGATCGCGGCGATCGGGCTGGCGCTGCGCACGCAGGCGGCGCAGCGCGCCGCGCGGCAGCTCATCTGGCGCCTGCCGAAGCTGCGCGAAGCCGGCCGGCTGTTCGCGCTGACGCGTTTCTATCGCACGGTCGGCCTGCTGGTCCACGGCGGCACGCCAGCCATCGCGGCGCTGGAGATGGCCGGCAGGCTGCTGCCCGAGCCCTATCGGGCCGGCCTGGCGGCGGCGCTGGTGGACCTGCGCGCGGGGCTGCCCGTCTCCGCCGTGCTGGCCAGCCGGCAGTTGACGACCTCGGTGGCCGAGCGCCTGCTGCGCGTCGGCGAGCAGAGCGGAGACCTGGGCGGCATGTGCGAGCAGATCGCGCATTTCCACGACGCCGCGCTGGACCGCTCGGTGGAGTTGCTGAGCAAGGTATTCGAGCCGGTGCTGATGCTGGCCGTCGGGGCGACCGTGGGCACCGTCGTGATCCTGCTCTACCTGCCGATCTTCGAACTCGCCTCCAGCCTCGGCTGAGGCTCGGGATCACCTCGAACAAGGAAACACGCCGATGAATCAAGACATGGCTGATCAGGACTGCTGGCAATCACAGGCCGGCGCGGCCGGTATCGAGTTGGCCGACTATGTCGAGCGCTTGCTGCTCGCCGAGCCGCGCGCGCTTGGCCGCGTGGCGGCCCGGCTGGCGCTGGCGGCGCTCGATCCGCAAGCGCTGCGCGACGCGAAGCCCAGTTTCGACCTGCTGGCGCTGCACGACGCGCTGGCGCTGCGGGTCCTGCCGGTCGAGATCGGCGGGGCGGCCAGCCTGGTGCTCGCCGATCCGCTGGCGCGCGCGACGCGCGAGGCCTTGCAGGCGCGATTCCCGGCGGGCCCGATCGACCTGGCGATGAGCCTGCCGGGCGAGGTGGACCGCCTGCTGGGCGAGTTCGAGTCGAGCGAGCGGGTGATGGACGACGCGGCCGTCGACACGCAGGGCGATTCGCTGGCGCAGGCGGTGGAATCGATCACGCTGGCGAGCATCGCGAACGACCAGAGCCCCATCATCCGTCTCGTCAACATGACGCTCTACGACGCGCTGCAGGGCCGCGCCAGCGATATCCACCTGGAGGCTTCGCAGGACGGCCTGCATATCCGCTATCGCATCGACGGGGTCCTGCAGTCGATCCGCCGGGTGCCCGGCGTCGAGGTCGCGGTACAGGCGATGTCGCGGCTGAAGGTGCTGGCCACCCTCGACATCGCCGAAAAACGCGTGCCGCAGGATGGGCGCTTCAAGGCGGTCCTGCAAGGACGCGAAATCGATTTCCGGGTGTCGATCATGCCGGGCACGCATGGCGAGAACGCCGTGCTGCGGATTCTCGACCGGTCGCAGCGGGGCGGCGAGATCCGCCTCGACGGGCTCGGCTTCGATGCCGGCACGGCGCAGCGCATCCGCGCGCTCGCGCAACGGCCTTACGGCTTGCTGCTGGTGACGGGTCCGACCGGCAGCGGCAAGTCGACCACGCTCTACGCGGTGCTCTCGGAGGTCGGGACCGGCGAGGAGAAGATCATCACCATCGAGGATCCGGTCGAATACGAGCTGGATGGCGTGCTGCAGATTCCCGTCAACGAGCGCAAGGGGCTGGGTTTCGCGCGCGGCCTGCGCTCGATCCTGCGCCACGATCCCGACACGGTGATGGTGGGCGAGATCCGCGACGCGGAAACCGCCGCGATCGCGGTCCAGTCGGCGCTGACCGGCCATCGCGTGTTCTCCACCGTGCATGCGAACGACGGCTTCAGCGTGATCGATCGCTTCATCTACATGGGCGTGGAGCCGTCCACCTTCCTCGAGGCGCTCAATGGCGTGGTGTCGCAACGCCTGGTGCGGCGCATCTGTTCCGCCTGCGGCCACGGCGCCAATACGGCGGCCAGGCGCGGCGCCTTCGCCCGCTTGTCGGTGGAGGCGCTCGCGCATGCGGTCGAGGCCGGCCCCGGCTGCGAGAGCTGTCGCGGCACCGGCTATCACGGGCGGATCGGGCTGGCCGAGGTCCTGCCGCTGGACGAGCCGATCAAGGCGGCCTTGCTGGCGCGCTCGATCGACAAGCGGGTACGCGCGCTGGCGGCCAATCCGCATTACCTGTCGATGCGCGAGGCGGGGCTGGCGGCGATCCGCCAGGGGCTGACGACGTTCCAGGAGGTGCAGCGTGCGATCGCCCTGGCATGAGGTGCATGTGATGGTCGACGGGGCGGCGCTGCGCCTGTTGTCCGGCGCGGCGCCCATCACGATCGATCACGAGGGCGACCCGGCCGCGGCGCTGGCCGCTTGTCTCGATCGCTTGCCGAAACGACGGCTGGCCGTGCTGAACCGCCTGCATCTGGTGCTCGCGCATCCATGGGCGCATGCCGTGGTGCTGCCCTGGCAGGACGGCGTGCTGGCCGAATCGGCATGGCAGGCCTATGCCCGGGCGCTGCTGGCCGAGCGCGCGATACACGATGCCCGGCGAGTGCGGATCGAGGCGAGCCCGCATGGCCGGTCGCGGCTTGCCGTGGCCGCGCCCGAGGCCCTGATCGAGGCGGCGGCCGGCGCGTGCCGTGCCGCCGGCTGGACGCTGGCCGGCTGCCGGGACCTGCTTTCGGCGGCGCTGCATCGGCATGCCGGTGCGCTCGCTTCGGTCGACGATGCCCGTCTCGCGCTGTTGCAGGCTGGTGCGCTCACCTGCGTGTTTCGTCGCGATGGGCAGTGGCGCGACGTGATCACGCTGGCATGGCGAGGCGGGAGGCTGCGCGACGTGCTCGATGCCGCCGCCTTGATGGCGCGGCAGCCGGCGTCGCTCCGTACCTTTCTTTGCGCGGTCGAGCCGGTTGCCGCGAGCCTCCTGGATGACGATGAGCGAGACGGCGATGGAACGATCCGGCTCGCTGCGCCGCTGGCCTGTCTCGACGGAGCATCGGCATGAGCGGGTCGAGCGAGATGGCCTTCGTCGCGACGCGCGGCCTAGCCAGGCGCCGCACCGCATTGGCGCTCGTCGTCGTGGTGGCGGCAGCGGGGTTGCTGCTGGGCGAGCAGGCGCGGCTCGACACGCTGCGCGACGACGTCGAGCGGATCGAGGCGCGTGTCGACCAGCGCCGGCAGGCCGCCGAGCGCGCGGCCCGCAAGCGGCAACGCGTTTCCGCCGAAGCGCATCGCATCGAACGGTTGCTCGACGAGCAGTCGATCAGCGACGGGAACACCGGGCTGCCGGTGCTCGACTGGATCGAGCGGGCCTGGACGCCGCGCATCGCGCTGCGCTCGCTATCGATCGACAAGGCCGGCAAGGAGGCCCGGATCGAAGGCGGCGCGGCCGACCTCGAACATATCTACCGCTTCTCGAATCGCCTGCGGGACGCGCACCCGGAACGCCGGATCGGCCTGTTGCGGCATCAGGTGCGGGACATCGCGGGCAGTCGAACCTACACATTCAGCCTGAACGTCACCCACCCATGAAATGTTCCGCATCGATCGACTGGAAGGCGCCGCTGGCGCGCCTGAGATGGCGCGCCTACCGCCTGGCACGTCAGCTCGGATGGATCGAGGCGCTGGCCTGCCTGGTCGTGCTCGCCTTGCCGGTTCATCACGTCGCGCTGTCCGTCCCGGAGCGCGAGCGGCTCGCGCAACGCGGCGCCGAGCTCAAGCAGGCGCTGGCCGCCGATGCGCCGGCGCCGCGATCCGTAGGCAGGATCAGCCTCGAGGACCTGCGCAAGACGAATACCGACGAGCAGGCCTATTTCGTGTTCGACACCCTGGCCAGGCACGGCCTGCACCGCAAGTCCGCCACCTACCGGCGCGATAGCGAGGTGAAGGGGGCCCTGGAGCGTCTGAGCATCGGCATCGCCCTGACGGGCAGCTATGAGGGCCTGCGCGGGGCCTTGCGCGTGATCGCCGAGCAGCCGCTGCTACGCATCGAGCAATTGACGATCGAGCGCAAGGATATCGACGACACCCGCCTCGAGATCGGCCTGGGCGTCAGCCTGCTGGGGCCCGACACATGAGATACGGGGTCCTGTCATGGCGGCTGGCGGCGCTCGGGCTGGCCTTGTCGGCGAGCTGCATGTCGGCGGCGGAATCCGGCGAGGAAGCCGTCGATCTGTTTCCCGAGCAGCACTGGGCGAGGCTCGGCCGGGCAGCGGAAACCATGTCGCCGACGGCCGATGCGCGCGCGGCGGCGAGCGCCGATGTCGCCTCGGCAGCGGCCGGGGATTCGCCGCCGGACTCGATGGATGCCCCGTTCGAACTTGCCGGCGAATGGCGCGAGAACGGCCGGCGCATCCTCGTGCTGGACGGCATGGGGCAGAGCTTCGTGCTGTGCGCGACACGCTGCGAGGTGCCCGGCGCGATCCTGCCGGGCGAGACGATCACCGGCGCTTACCGGTTCGGGGCGGTGCATCGAGGCAAGGTGGTGATCCACGCCGATGACGACACCGTGTTCGAGCTGACGGCGCCCGGCATGGAGGTATCTGGCTCCGAGTGAGGAGCCGCGGAATTCATCATGAAACCCATCACGCTTATTTTTCCATTGATCGCCGCGATGGCCGGCGGTGGTTGCGCTGGCACCTATCACCGTGCCGATGAT
It contains:
- a CDS encoding transglycosylase SLT domain-containing protein, which codes for MASEPCRPYRLLGPWRAALAAGALCLAQPGGALAQDCWTRAGDKYGIDPLLLAAIARVESAMNPAAVNRNRNGTTDIGLMQINSTHLPRLHKAGITRKRLLAEPCTSIDTGAAILAGFIERLGPTWNAVGAYNAGASPARARARQAYVDKVWRAYRQLTRDRAASLAGLVDWRR
- a CDS encoding GspE/PulE family protein, with translation MNQDMADQDCWQSQAGAAGIELADYVERLLLAEPRALGRVAARLALAALDPQALRDAKPSFDLLALHDALALRVLPVEIGGAASLVLADPLARATREALQARFPAGPIDLAMSLPGEVDRLLGEFESSERVMDDAAVDTQGDSLAQAVESITLASIANDQSPIIRLVNMTLYDALQGRASDIHLEASQDGLHIRYRIDGVLQSIRRVPGVEVAVQAMSRLKVLATLDIAEKRVPQDGRFKAVLQGREIDFRVSIMPGTHGENAVLRILDRSQRGGEIRLDGLGFDAGTAQRIRALAQRPYGLLLVTGPTGSGKSTTLYAVLSEVGTGEEKIITIEDPVEYELDGVLQIPVNERKGLGFARGLRSILRHDPDTVMVGEIRDAETAAIAVQSALTGHRVFSTVHANDGFSVIDRFIYMGVEPSTFLEALNGVVSQRLVRRICSACGHGANTAARRGAFARLSVEALAHAVEAGPGCESCRGTGYHGRIGLAEVLPLDEPIKAALLARSIDKRVRALAANPHYLSMREAGLAAIRQGLTTFQEVQRAIALA
- the gspG gene encoding type II secretion system major pseudopilin GspG; this encodes MKPHELTPRRQQGFTLLELLVVLLIIALLAAYVGPKLFSQVDKAKVKATQAQMTTLADALTQFRLDTGRYPTQEEGLGVLVAPARNLDGWSGPYLAKAVPNDGWGRPYRWNVPGRDGEAEIVSLGRDAREGGEGVDGDLVYGL
- a CDS encoding type II secretion system F family protein, whose product is MPMFRVRLLRDGQLATQAMEAADEAELRARLRASAAPAVVLDVRRQRRLGGARRQPRFALALFLQELSSLLDAGLVLIEALEALHGKCDGGRQAQQVIGRVLAVMVEGQPFSAALARQPGIFPALLVATIESAEGNGQLSEVLRRYQQYEHRIEQIRKRVTGAMVYPGVVIGVGFCILLFMAFFVIPRFSAVFEALSTLPPTARLMLAWSGLLARHGALVWAALAGSIAAIGLALRTQAAQRAARQLIWRLPKLREAGRLFALTRFYRTVGLLVHGGTPAIAALEMAGRLLPEPYRAGLAAALVDLRAGLPVSAVLASRQLTTSVAERLLRVGEQSGDLGGMCEQIAHFHDAALDRSVELLSKVFEPVLMLAVGATVGTVVILLYLPIFELASSLG